In one window of Miscanthus floridulus cultivar M001 chromosome 12, ASM1932011v1, whole genome shotgun sequence DNA:
- the LOC136497110 gene encoding OVARIAN TUMOR DOMAIN-containing deubiquitinating enzyme 12-like, giving the protein MTHMFPREGASSSSTSMSSQRSETDDDRMIAMVLSEEYTKLDGAMAKRLTNLSSIPHVPRINTYFPTYNDATMDHYRLLDRLNAYGLFEVRVSGDGNCQFRALSDQLYRSPDYHKHVRKEIVKQLKECNSLYEGYVPMKYKHYCKKMKKSGEWGDHVTLQAAADKFAAKICLLTSFRDTCFVEIVPQYQAPQREIWLSFWSEVHYNSLYDARDLPSKYKPRKKHWLF; this is encoded by the exons ATGACACATATGTTTCCAAGGGAAGGTGCCTCATCTAGCTCAACCTCAATGAGCAGCCAGAGGAGTGAAACTGATGATGATAGGATGATTGCAATGGTTCTCTCCGAAGAATATACCAAGTTAGATGGTGCTATGGCCAAGCGTCTTACTAATTTATCATCGATTCCT CATGTTCCCCGGATTAACACATACTTCCCGACATATAATGATGCCACTATGGACCATTATCGCCTTCTTGATAG GCTAAATGCATACGGCTTGTTTGAGGTGAGAGTATCTGGTGATGGAAATTGTCAG TTTCGTGCACTCTCGGACCAACTATATAGATCACCTGATTATCACAAGCATGTTCGAAAGGAGATTGTAAAGCAG CTCAAGGAATGTAACTCCTTATATGAAGGTTACGTTCCAATGAAATACAAAcattattgcaaaaaaatgaaGAA GTCTGGTGAATGGGGTGACCATGTCACACTACAAGCAGCTGCAGACAAG TTTGCTGCAAAGATATGTCTTCTTACATCATTCAGAGATACCTGTTTTGTTGAAATTGTTCCTCAATATCAAGCTCCACAGAGAG AGATTTGGCTGAGTTTCTGGTCAGAAGTTCACTATAACTCACTGTACGATGCTCGAG ATCTCCCTAGCAAATATAAGCCTAGAAAGAAGCACTGGTTGTTTTAA
- the LOC136497111 gene encoding SH3 domain-containing protein 2-like: protein MRDEHHRGHGGGRTRRHVWLLDESENKLHQRMEKLYLSTRAAKHLQRDIVQGVDSYAVTGSKQVEIGNKLSDDSQKYGVKSTCTSGDTLSEAATYFAKARSQMEKECGNMLKAFGTKIIQPVFPKMLMAWPKPRRSHWLHMPHWLLFLWLHLQMSHRPIMLIIICSSGL from the exons ATGCGCGACGAACACCACCGCGGCCACGGCGGTGGCCGCACACGCCGGCACGTTTGGCTATTAGATGAGTCAGAGAATAAACTGCATCAGAGAATGGAAAAGCTTTACTTATCGACTCGTGCTGCTAAA CATTTACAAAGGGACATTGTTCAGGGTGTGGACAGCTATGCAGTCACAGGATCCAAACAAGTCGAAATAG GGAATAAATtgtctgatgatagccagaaatATGGTGTTAAAAGCACATGTACAAGTGGTGATACTTTATCCGAAGCTGCTACATACTTTGCAAAGGCACGCTCACAGATGGAAAAGGAGTGTGGCAACATGCTGAAAGCATTTGGCACAAAG aTTATCCAACCTGTATTTCCAAAGATGCTGATGGCGTGGCCAAAGCCGAGAAGAAGTCATTGGCTTCATATGCCTCATTGGCTTCTTTTTCTTTGGTTGCATCTCCAGATGAGTCATCGGCCAATCATGCTGATAATTATTTGTTCATCCGGTCTTTAG